A genomic segment from Streptomyces sp. NBC_00459 encodes:
- the ruvX gene encoding Holliday junction resolvase RuvX, whose product MRRGRRLAIDVGDARIGVASCDPDGILATPVETVPGRDVPAAQRRLKQLIDEYEPIEVVVGLPRSLKGSEGPAAVKVRGFAQQLAGLIAPIPVRLVDERMTTVTASQGLRASGVKSKKGRSVIDQAAAVIILQQALESERVSGKAPGEGVEVVI is encoded by the coding sequence ATGCGACGCGGCCGTCGACTCGCGATCGACGTCGGGGACGCCCGGATCGGGGTCGCCTCGTGCGACCCCGACGGGATCCTCGCCACTCCGGTGGAGACGGTCCCGGGCCGGGACGTTCCCGCAGCTCAGCGCCGGTTGAAGCAACTCATCGACGAGTACGAACCCATCGAGGTCGTCGTCGGCCTCCCTCGCTCCCTCAAGGGGAGCGAGGGCCCCGCCGCCGTGAAGGTACGCGGCTTCGCCCAGCAGCTGGCCGGCCTGATCGCGCCGATCCCGGTGCGGCTGGTTGACGAGCGCATGACGACGGTGACGGCCAGTCAGGGACTGCGCGCCTCGGGCGTGAAATCGAAAAAGGGCAGATCGGTCATTGACCAGGCCGCAGCCGTGATCATCCTGCAACAGGCCCTGGAATCCGAACGAGTGTCAGGTAAAGCACCCGGCGAGGGCGTCGAAGTGGTCATCTGA
- a CDS encoding vitamin K epoxide reductase family protein, whose product MTKTTVMKDGVSTERPEPPTEASRSVGGSRAFAVMLLLTGAAGLLAAWVITIDKFKLLEAKVAGTTFTPGCSLNPVVSCGSVMESKQAAAFGFPNPMLGLVAYGIVICVGMSLLGRARFPRWYWLTFNAGTLFGVGFCTWLQFQSLYRINALCLWCSLAWVATIIMFWYVTSFNVRNGFIPAPNWLRSFFGEFTWVVPVLHIGIIGMLILTRWWEFWTS is encoded by the coding sequence ATGACCAAGACGACAGTGATGAAGGACGGCGTCTCCACCGAGCGGCCCGAGCCCCCCACCGAGGCCTCGCGCTCCGTGGGCGGCAGCCGTGCGTTCGCCGTGATGCTGTTGCTCACCGGCGCGGCCGGTCTGCTGGCGGCGTGGGTCATCACGATCGACAAGTTCAAGCTGCTGGAAGCCAAGGTCGCGGGTACGACGTTCACACCCGGCTGCAGCCTCAACCCCGTGGTGTCCTGCGGCAGCGTGATGGAGAGCAAGCAGGCCGCCGCCTTCGGGTTCCCGAACCCGATGCTCGGCCTCGTCGCCTACGGCATCGTCATCTGCGTCGGCATGAGCCTCCTGGGCCGGGCCCGCTTCCCGCGCTGGTACTGGCTCACCTTCAACGCCGGCACCCTCTTCGGCGTCGGATTCTGCACCTGGCTGCAGTTCCAGTCCCTGTACCGGATCAACGCGCTGTGCCTGTGGTGCTCCCTGGCCTGGGTCGCGACGATCATCATGTTCTGGTACGTGACCTCGTTCAACGTCAGGAACGGCTTCATCCCCGCGCCGAACTGGCTCAGGAGCTTCTTCGGCGAGTTCACCTGGGTCGTGCCGGTCCTGCACATCGGCATCATCGGGATGCTGATCCTGACCCGCTGGTGGGAGTTCTGGACCAGCTGA
- the mltG gene encoding endolytic transglycosylase MltG has translation MTEYGRGPGSEPWHPEDPLYGDVGWEGQQAQADQSSYGGQPQHYPQQQSQQQQYGDWNDGQQAAYGQAQQQYPNQQYPQQYPSQPQHQQYPQQYGEQAHPQQYVDQQGQQQYANGGWDAGQQGQVPYAADPTDPYAQQAAAYGGQQPDYYGTPDAYPPPEPPARRRAEPEPEREPEPQTGWDPGPDQGEHAFFADGDDEDEPEGETEGRRGRGDRKGRDGDKAGKSGKGGKTKKGRSGTACLVVVLVFGGGIAGIGYFGYQFYQNRFGPAPDFAGDGTSATVTVEIPKGAGGYEIAQVLKEKGVVKSVDAFVAAQSDNPKGKTIQAGVYVLNKEMSAKSAVTMMLDPKSQNNLIVKPGQRNVQVYEAIDKQLGLSSGTTQKVAKKDYKTLGLPDWANDNKEIKDPLEGFLYPTTYPAAKGMKPADVLKEMVTTAAAKYDALDLEAKAKALDLDSPLQVITVASLVQAEGKTSDDYRKMAEVVYNRLNLANPETYGALQFDSTFNYAKNESNIDISESEINSNKDPYNTYTNKGLPPGPIGNPGEVAIKATLNPTDDGWYYFVATDGVKTTEFAKTHDAFLKLKDKFDARTGS, from the coding sequence ATGACTGAGTATGGCCGGGGCCCAGGCTCCGAACCGTGGCATCCGGAGGACCCGTTGTACGGGGACGTCGGATGGGAAGGGCAGCAGGCCCAGGCCGACCAGTCCTCCTACGGCGGCCAGCCGCAGCACTACCCGCAGCAGCAGTCGCAACAGCAGCAGTACGGCGACTGGAACGACGGTCAGCAGGCCGCCTACGGTCAGGCGCAGCAGCAGTACCCGAACCAGCAGTACCCGCAGCAGTACCCGTCGCAGCCTCAGCATCAGCAGTACCCGCAGCAGTACGGCGAGCAGGCCCACCCGCAGCAGTACGTCGATCAGCAGGGCCAGCAGCAGTACGCGAACGGTGGCTGGGACGCCGGTCAGCAGGGGCAGGTTCCGTACGCCGCCGACCCCACGGACCCGTACGCCCAGCAGGCCGCCGCGTACGGCGGCCAGCAGCCCGACTACTACGGCACCCCCGACGCGTACCCGCCGCCGGAGCCGCCCGCCAGGCGCCGAGCCGAGCCGGAGCCCGAGCGTGAGCCGGAACCGCAGACGGGCTGGGACCCGGGACCCGACCAGGGCGAGCACGCCTTCTTCGCGGACGGTGACGATGAGGACGAGCCCGAGGGCGAGACAGAGGGGCGCCGGGGCCGCGGTGACCGGAAGGGCAGGGACGGCGACAAGGCCGGCAAGAGCGGGAAGGGCGGCAAGACCAAGAAGGGCCGCAGTGGAACCGCCTGCCTGGTGGTCGTCCTGGTGTTCGGCGGCGGCATCGCCGGAATCGGGTATTTCGGGTACCAGTTCTACCAAAATCGTTTCGGCCCCGCTCCCGACTTCGCGGGCGACGGCACGAGTGCGACGGTCACCGTCGAGATCCCCAAGGGCGCGGGCGGCTACGAAATCGCCCAGGTGCTGAAGGAGAAAGGTGTCGTCAAGAGTGTCGACGCCTTTGTGGCCGCCCAGTCGGATAATCCCAAGGGAAAGACGATCCAGGCCGGCGTCTATGTCCTGAACAAGGAGATGTCCGCCAAGAGTGCCGTCACGATGATGCTCGACCCGAAGAGTCAGAACAATCTGATCGTCAAGCCGGGGCAGCGCAACGTGCAGGTCTACGAGGCGATCGACAAACAGCTCGGACTTTCCTCCGGTACCACCCAGAAGGTTGCCAAAAAGGATTACAAGACCCTGGGTCTGCCGGATTGGGCGAATGACAACAAGGAAATCAAGGACCCGCTGGAAGGTTTCCTTTACCCGACCACCTATCCTGCCGCCAAGGGCATGAAACCTGCGGATGTCCTGAAGGAAATGGTCACGACGGCCGCCGCCAAGTACGACGCGCTCGATCTCGAGGCCAAGGCCAAGGCGCTCGACCTCGACAGCCCGTTGCAGGTCATCACGGTCGCGAGTCTCGTCCAGGCCGAGGGTAAGACCAGTGACGACTACCGCAAGATGGCGGAGGTCGTCTACAACCGTCTCAATCTCGCGAACCCCGAGACCTACGGCGCCCTGCAGTTCGACTCGACCTTCAACTACGCCAAGAACGAGAGCAATATCGACATCAGCGAGTCGGAGATCAACAGCAACAAGGACCCGTACAACACGTATACCAACAAGGGTCTGCCGCCCGGACCGATCGGAAACCCGGGTGAAGTGGCGATCAAGGCGACGCTGAATCCGACCGACGACGGCTGGTACTACTTCGTGGCCACCGACGGTGTGAAGACGACCGAATTCGCCAAGACACACGATGCATTCCTCAAGCTCAAGGACAAGTTCGATGCGAGAACGGGCAGCTGA
- the alaS gene encoding alanine--tRNA ligase, giving the protein MESAEIRRRWLSFFEERGHTVVPSASLIADDPTLLLVNAGMVPFKPYFLGETKPPAPRATSVQKCVRTPDIEEVGKTTRHGTFFQMCGNFSFGDYFKEGAIKYAWDLLTNSVADGGYGLEPEKLWITVYLDDDEAEQIWREQIGVPAERIQRLGKKDNFWSMGVPGPCGPCSEINYDRGPEFGVEGGPAVNDERYVEIWNLVFMQYERGAGDGKEDFPILGDLPSQNIDTGLGLERLAMILQGVQNMYETDTLRVVMDKATELTGVRYGEKHDTDVSMRVVADHIRTSVMLIGDGVTPGNEGRGYVLRRIMRRAIRNMRLMGASGPVVADLVDVVIKTMGQQYPELITDRKRIETVALAEEAAFLKALKGGTNILDTAVTETKAAGGQVLSGDKAFLLHDTWGFPIDLTLEMAAEQGLSVDEDGFRRLMKEQRDRAKADAKAKKTGHADMGAYREIADAAGETEFVGYDRTEGESTVVGILVDGVSSPAATEGDEVEIVLDRTPFYAEGGGQIGDTGRIRIDTGAVIEIRDCQKPVPGVYVHKGVVQVGEVTVGAKAQAAIDVRRRKAIARAHSATHLTHQALRDALGPTAAQAGSENQPGRFRFDFGSPSAVPTAVMTDVEQQINEVLARDLDVHAEILSLDEAKKQGAIAEFGEKYGERVRVVTIGDFSKELCGGTHVHNTAQLGLVKLLGESSIGSGVRRIEALVGVDAYNFLAREHTVVAQLQELVKGRPEELPEKVSAMLGKLKDAEKEIEKFRAEKVLQAAAGLAQGAKDVNGVALVTGQVPDGTSADDLRKLVLDVRGRIQGGRAAVVALFTTANGKPLTVIATNEAARERGLKAGDLVRTAAKTLGGGGGGKPDVAQGGGQNPAAIGEAVDAVERLVAETAK; this is encoded by the coding sequence ATGGAGTCGGCTGAAATTCGTCGCCGCTGGCTGAGCTTCTTCGAGGAGCGCGGTCACACCGTTGTCCCTTCGGCGTCGCTCATCGCGGACGACCCGACTCTTCTCCTGGTCAACGCGGGCATGGTCCCCTTCAAGCCGTACTTCCTCGGTGAGACGAAGCCGCCCGCCCCGCGCGCCACCAGCGTGCAGAAGTGCGTGCGTACACCCGACATCGAAGAGGTCGGCAAGACCACCCGGCACGGCACGTTCTTCCAGATGTGCGGCAACTTCTCCTTCGGGGACTACTTCAAGGAAGGAGCCATCAAGTACGCCTGGGACCTGCTCACCAACTCCGTCGCGGACGGTGGCTACGGCCTTGAGCCCGAGAAGCTCTGGATCACCGTCTACCTCGACGACGACGAGGCCGAGCAGATCTGGCGCGAGCAGATCGGCGTACCGGCCGAGCGCATCCAGCGCCTGGGCAAGAAGGACAACTTCTGGTCCATGGGCGTCCCGGGCCCGTGCGGACCCTGCTCCGAGATCAACTACGACCGCGGCCCCGAGTTCGGTGTCGAGGGCGGCCCGGCCGTCAACGACGAGCGGTACGTGGAGATCTGGAACCTGGTCTTCATGCAGTACGAGCGCGGGGCCGGCGACGGCAAGGAGGACTTCCCGATCCTCGGCGACCTGCCGTCGCAGAACATCGACACCGGTCTCGGCCTCGAACGACTCGCCATGATCCTGCAGGGCGTGCAGAACATGTACGAGACCGACACCCTGCGCGTCGTCATGGACAAGGCCACCGAGCTGACCGGTGTGCGCTACGGCGAGAAGCACGACACCGACGTCTCCATGCGCGTGGTGGCCGACCACATCCGTACGTCCGTCATGCTCATCGGTGACGGTGTCACGCCCGGCAACGAGGGGCGCGGCTACGTGCTGCGCCGCATCATGCGACGCGCCATCCGCAACATGCGCCTGATGGGCGCCTCCGGGCCGGTCGTCGCCGACCTCGTCGACGTCGTCATCAAGACGATGGGCCAGCAGTACCCGGAGCTCATCACCGACCGCAAGCGCATCGAGACCGTGGCCCTCGCCGAGGAGGCCGCCTTCCTCAAGGCCCTCAAGGGCGGCACCAACATCCTCGACACCGCCGTCACGGAGACCAAGGCCGCCGGCGGCCAGGTCCTCTCGGGCGACAAGGCCTTCCTGCTCCACGACACCTGGGGCTTCCCGATCGACCTCACCCTCGAAATGGCCGCCGAACAGGGCCTTTCCGTGGACGAGGACGGCTTCCGGCGCCTGATGAAGGAGCAGCGGGACCGCGCCAAGGCCGACGCCAAGGCCAAGAAGACCGGGCACGCCGACATGGGCGCCTACCGTGAGATCGCCGACGCCGCCGGTGAGACCGAGTTCGTCGGGTACGACCGCACCGAGGGCGAGTCGACGGTCGTCGGCATCCTCGTCGACGGTGTCTCCTCCCCGGCCGCCACCGAGGGCGACGAGGTCGAGATCGTCCTCGACCGCACCCCGTTCTACGCCGAGGGCGGCGGCCAGATCGGTGACACCGGCCGGATCAGGATCGACACCGGTGCCGTCATCGAGATCCGCGACTGCCAGAAGCCGGTGCCCGGCGTGTACGTCCACAAGGGCGTCGTCCAGGTCGGCGAGGTGACCGTCGGCGCCAAGGCCCAGGCCGCCATCGACGTGCGCCGCCGCAAGGCCATCGCCCGCGCCCACTCGGCCACCCACCTCACCCACCAGGCCCTGCGCGACGCCCTCGGCCCGACGGCCGCCCAGGCCGGTTCCGAGAACCAGCCCGGCCGCTTCCGCTTCGACTTCGGTTCGCCGTCCGCCGTACCGACGGCCGTGATGACCGACGTCGAGCAGCAGATCAACGAGGTGCTCGCCCGCGACCTGGACGTGCACGCCGAGATCCTCAGCCTCGACGAGGCCAAGAAGCAGGGCGCCATCGCCGAGTTCGGCGAGAAGTACGGCGAGCGTGTGCGCGTCGTGACGATCGGCGACTTCTCCAAGGAGCTGTGCGGCGGCACCCACGTCCACAACACCGCCCAGCTCGGCCTGGTCAAGCTGCTCGGTGAGTCGTCCATCGGTTCGGGTGTACGGCGTATCGAGGCCCTGGTGGGCGTGGACGCCTACAACTTCCTGGCCCGGGAGCACACGGTCGTCGCCCAGCTCCAGGAGCTGGTCAAGGGCCGCCCGGAGGAGCTTCCGGAGAAGGTCTCCGCCATGCTCGGCAAGCTGAAGGACGCCGAGAAGGAGATCGAGAAGTTCCGCGCCGAGAAGGTCCTCCAGGCCGCTGCCGGGCTGGCCCAGGGCGCCAAGGACGTCAACGGGGTCGCCCTGGTCACCGGTCAGGTGCCGGACGGCACGAGCGCCGACGACCTGCGCAAGCTGGTCCTCGACGTGCGGGGCCGCATCCAGGGCGGTCGGGCCGCTGTCGTCGCCCTCTTCACCACCGCCAACGGCAAGCCGCTGACGGTCATCGCCACCAACGAGGCCGCCCGCGAGCGCGGTCTCAAGGCGGGCGACCTGGTTCGTACGGCCGCCAAGACCCTCGGTGGCGGCGGTGGCGGCAAGCCGGACGTCGCCCAGGGCGGTGGCCAGAACCCGGCCGCCATCGGCGAGGCCGTCGACGCCGTCGAGCGCCTTGTGGCGGAAACGGCCAAGTGA
- a CDS encoding replication-associated recombination protein A: MEPDLFTAAAEARQEKDPSGSPLAVRMRPRVLDEVVGQQHLLKPGSPLRRLVGESEGGPAGPSSVILWGPPGTGKTTLAYVVSKATDKRFVELSAITAGVKEVRAVIDGARRATGGFGKETVLFLDEIHRFSKAQQDSLLPAVENRWVTLIAATTENPYFSVISPLLSRSLLLTLEPLTDDDLRALLRRAVADERGLKSAVTLPDDAEKHLLRIAGGDARRALTALEAAAGAALDKGDADITLQTLEETVDRAAVKYDRDGDQHYDVASALIKSIRGSDVDAALHYLARMIEAGEDPRFIARRLMISASEDIGLADPNALPIAVAAAQAVAMIGFPEAALTLSHVTIALALAPKSNAATTAIGAAMEDVRKGHAGPVPMHLRDGHYKGAAKLGHAQGYVYPHDLPEGIAEQQYAPEELKDRRYYEPTRHGAEARYADAVEWTRKHLGRKRS; encoded by the coding sequence GTGGAGCCCGACCTTTTCACCGCCGCAGCAGAAGCACGCCAGGAGAAGGACCCTTCCGGAAGCCCCCTGGCCGTGCGGATGCGCCCGCGCGTCCTCGACGAGGTCGTGGGCCAGCAGCATCTGCTGAAACCGGGCTCGCCGCTGCGCAGACTCGTCGGAGAGAGCGAGGGCGGGCCGGCCGGGCCGTCGTCAGTGATCCTCTGGGGCCCGCCCGGCACCGGCAAGACCACTCTTGCGTACGTCGTGTCGAAGGCCACCGACAAGCGCTTCGTGGAGCTGTCGGCGATCACCGCGGGGGTCAAGGAGGTGCGCGCGGTCATCGACGGGGCCCGCCGCGCCACCGGTGGCTTCGGCAAGGAGACCGTCCTCTTCCTCGACGAGATCCACCGCTTCAGCAAGGCCCAGCAGGACTCCCTGCTCCCCGCCGTCGAGAACCGCTGGGTGACCCTGATCGCGGCGACCACCGAGAACCCGTACTTCTCCGTCATCTCGCCCCTTCTCTCCCGCTCCCTCCTCCTCACCCTCGAACCCCTCACCGACGACGACCTGCGTGCCCTGCTGCGCCGCGCGGTCGCCGACGAGCGTGGACTCAAGAGCGCCGTCACGCTGCCCGACGACGCCGAGAAGCACCTGCTGCGGATCGCCGGCGGAGACGCCCGCCGGGCCCTGACCGCCCTGGAGGCCGCCGCCGGAGCCGCGCTCGACAAGGGCGACGCGGACATCACCCTCCAGACCCTGGAGGAGACCGTCGACCGGGCGGCCGTGAAGTACGACCGTGACGGCGACCAGCACTACGACGTGGCCAGCGCCCTCATCAAGTCCATCCGGGGCTCCGACGTCGATGCGGCCCTGCACTACCTCGCCCGCATGATCGAAGCGGGCGAGGACCCCCGCTTCATCGCCCGCCGCCTGATGATCTCCGCCAGCGAGGACATCGGCCTCGCCGATCCGAACGCCCTGCCGATAGCCGTCGCCGCCGCGCAGGCCGTCGCCATGATCGGCTTCCCGGAGGCCGCCCTCACCCTCAGCCACGTCACCATCGCCCTCGCCCTGGCCCCCAAGTCCAACGCCGCGACGACGGCGATCGGCGCCGCCATGGAGGACGTAAGAAAGGGCCATGCGGGACCCGTGCCGATGCACCTGCGCGACGGGCACTACAAGGGCGCCGCCAAGCTCGGCCACGCGCAGGGCTACGTGTACCCGCACGACCTGCCGGAAGGAATCGCCGAGCAGCAGTACGCCCCGGAAGAGCTGAAGGACCGGCGGTACTACGAACCGACCCGGCATGGCGCCGAGGCCAGGTACGCGGACGCGGTCGAGTGGACCAGGAAACACCTTGGTCGTAAGAGGTCCTGA
- the hisS gene encoding histidine--tRNA ligase translates to MSTFKAPKGTYDLIPPESAKFLAVREAIAAPLRNSGYGYIETPGFENVELFARGVGESTDIVTKEMYAFETKGGDRLALRPEGTASVLRAALEANLHKLGNLPVKLWYSGSYYRYERPQKGRYRHFSQVGAEAIGAEDPALDAELIILADQAYRTLGLRNFRILLNSLGDKECRPVYRAALQDFLRGLDLDEETLRRADINPLRVLDDKRDDVQKQLVGAPLLRDYLCDACKAYHEEVRELITEAGVAFEDDPKLVRGLDYYTRTTFEFVHDGLGSQSAVGGGGRYDGLSEMLGGPALPSVGWALGVDRTVLALEAEGVELELPSATSVFAVPLGEEARRVLFAKVTELRRVGVAADFSYGAKGLKGAMKNANRSGARYTIVAGERDLAEGVVQLKDMESGEQTAVGVNEIVAELESRLG, encoded by the coding sequence GTGAGCACCTTCAAGGCCCCCAAGGGCACGTACGACCTGATCCCGCCGGAGAGCGCGAAGTTCCTGGCGGTACGGGAAGCCATCGCGGCCCCGCTGCGCAACTCCGGCTACGGCTACATCGAGACGCCCGGCTTCGAGAACGTCGAGTTGTTCGCCCGGGGCGTCGGTGAGTCGACGGACATCGTGACGAAGGAGATGTACGCCTTCGAGACCAAGGGCGGCGACAGGCTGGCCCTGCGCCCCGAGGGCACGGCGTCGGTCCTGCGCGCGGCCCTGGAGGCCAACCTCCACAAGCTGGGCAACCTCCCCGTCAAGCTCTGGTACTCGGGCTCGTACTACCGCTACGAGCGCCCCCAGAAGGGCCGCTACCGCCACTTCTCGCAGGTGGGCGCGGAGGCGATCGGCGCGGAGGACCCGGCGCTCGACGCCGAGCTGATCATCCTGGCGGACCAGGCGTACCGGACGCTGGGCCTGCGGAACTTCCGCATCCTGCTGAACTCGCTGGGCGACAAGGAGTGCCGTCCGGTCTACCGGGCCGCACTGCAGGACTTCCTCCGGGGCCTCGACCTGGACGAGGAGACGCTGCGCCGGGCCGACATCAACCCGCTGCGGGTACTGGACGACAAGCGGGACGACGTCCAGAAGCAGCTGGTGGGGGCGCCGCTTCTGCGGGACTACCTCTGCGACGCCTGCAAGGCGTACCACGAGGAGGTCCGCGAGCTGATCACCGAGGCGGGCGTCGCCTTCGAGGACGACCCGAAGCTGGTCCGCGGCCTCGACTACTACACCCGTACGACCTTCGAGTTCGTCCACGACGGACTCGGCTCGCAGTCCGCGGTGGGCGGCGGCGGTCGCTACGACGGCCTGTCCGAGATGCTCGGCGGTCCCGCGCTGCCGTCGGTGGGCTGGGCGCTCGGCGTCGACCGTACGGTGCTGGCGCTTGAGGCGGAGGGCGTCGAGCTCGAACTCCCGTCCGCGACAAGCGTGTTCGCGGTGCCGCTGGGGGAGGAGGCTCGCCGGGTGCTGTTCGCGAAGGTCACGGAGCTGCGCAGGGTGGGGGTCGCGGCGGACTTCTCGTACGGGGCGAAGGGCTTGAAGGGGGCGATGAAGAACGCGAACCGGAGTGGGGCGCGGTACACGATCGTCGCCGGTGAGCGGGACCTCGCGGAGGGTGTGGTCCAGCTGAAGGACATGGAGTCCGGGGAGCAGACGGCGGTCGGCGTGAACGAGATCGTGGCGGAACTGGAGTCGAGGCTCGGCTGA
- a CDS encoding DUF948 domain-containing protein: MTGGEVAGILVAVFWAILVSFLAVALVRLSQTLRATTKLVAEVTDQAVPLLADASQAVRSAQTQIDRVDAIATDVQEVTSNASALSTTVASTFGGPLVKVAAFGYGVRQAMSRTRADEAPEPQRARRTVIVGRTVPAPKGQKRRRQKG; the protein is encoded by the coding sequence GTGACCGGTGGAGAGGTTGCCGGGATCCTGGTGGCCGTGTTCTGGGCGATCCTGGTCTCCTTCCTCGCCGTGGCGCTGGTGAGGCTGTCCCAGACGCTCAGGGCGACCACCAAGCTGGTCGCGGAGGTGACGGATCAGGCGGTGCCGCTGCTGGCCGACGCCTCCCAGGCCGTGCGCTCCGCACAGACGCAGATCGACCGGGTCGACGCCATCGCCACCGACGTCCAGGAGGTCACCTCCAACGCGTCGGCGCTGTCCACCACCGTCGCCTCCACCTTCGGCGGCCCCCTCGTCAAGGTTGCCGCGTTCGGCTACGGCGTACGCCAGGCGATGAGCCGTACCAGGGCCGACGAGGCGCCCGAGCCGCAGCGGGCCCGGCGCACCGTCATCGTCGGCCGCACCGTACCGGCCCCGAAGGGCCAAAAGCGCCGCAGGCAGAAGGGCTGA
- the rpsD gene encoding 30S ribosomal protein S4 has translation MANQPRPKVKKSRALGIALTPKAVKYFEARPYPPGEHGRGRKQNSDYKVRLLEKQRLRAQYDVSERQLVRAYERAAKTQGKTGEALVIELERRLDALVLRSGIARTIYQARQMVVHGHIEVNGQKVDKPSFRVRPDDVVMVRERSRSKTLFEVSRAGGFAPDGETPRYLQVNLGALAFRLDREPNRKEIPVICDEQLVVEYYAR, from the coding sequence GTGGCTAACCAGCCCCGCCCCAAGGTCAAGAAGTCGCGTGCCCTCGGCATCGCGCTGACCCCGAAGGCCGTCAAGTACTTCGAGGCCCGTCCCTACCCGCCGGGTGAGCACGGTCGTGGCCGCAAGCAGAACTCGGACTACAAGGTCCGTCTGCTGGAGAAGCAGCGTCTGCGCGCGCAGTACGACGTGTCCGAGCGTCAGCTCGTCCGCGCCTACGAGCGTGCCGCCAAGACGCAGGGCAAGACCGGTGAGGCCCTGGTCATCGAGCTGGAGCGTCGTCTCGACGCCCTGGTTCTGCGTTCGGGCATCGCCCGCACGATCTACCAGGCCCGCCAGATGGTCGTCCACGGCCACATCGAGGTCAACGGTCAGAAGGTCGACAAGCCGTCGTTCCGTGTCCGTCCCGACGACGTCGTGATGGTCCGCGAGCGCAGCCGCAGCAAGACGCTGTTCGAGGTCTCCCGCGCCGGTGGCTTCGCCCCCGACGGCGAGACCCCGCGCTACCTGCAGGTGAACCTCGGCGCCCTGGCGTTCCGCCTGGACCGCGAGCCGAACCGCAAGGAGATCCCGGTGATCTGCGACGAGCAGCTCGTCGTCGAGTACTACGCCCGCTGA
- a CDS encoding shikimate dehydrogenase: MRERAADARRAAVLGSPIAHSLSPVLHRAAYEELGLADWTYDRFEVDEAGLPEFLAGLGAEWAGLSLTMPLKRAVIPLLDEVSETAASVEAVNTVVFGADGRCVGDNTDIPGIVGALREHGIEQVDSAAILGAGATASSALAALARICTGEVVVYVRSEARAAEMRQWGERLDVEVRTADWADAALALHAPLVIATTPAGATDALSHAVPERPATLFDVLYHPWPTDLAARWSAYGGAVVSGLDLLVHQAVLQVEQMTGLVPGPLGAMRRAGEKALADR, translated from the coding sequence ATGCGAGAACGGGCAGCTGACGCCCGCCGGGCAGCGGTGCTCGGTTCCCCCATCGCCCATTCCCTCTCCCCGGTGCTGCACCGCGCCGCGTACGAGGAACTGGGACTCGCGGACTGGACGTACGACCGCTTCGAGGTCGACGAGGCGGGACTGCCGGAGTTCCTGGCAGGGCTCGGGGCCGAGTGGGCGGGATTGTCGCTGACCATGCCGCTGAAGCGGGCGGTCATCCCGCTGCTCGACGAGGTCAGCGAGACTGCCGCGTCGGTCGAGGCCGTCAACACCGTCGTGTTCGGCGCGGACGGGCGGTGCGTCGGCGACAACACCGACATCCCCGGGATCGTCGGCGCCCTGCGCGAGCACGGCATCGAACAGGTCGACTCCGCCGCGATCCTCGGCGCGGGCGCCACCGCCTCCTCCGCGCTCGCAGCGCTCGCCCGGATCTGTACGGGCGAGGTCGTCGTGTACGTCCGCAGCGAGGCCCGGGCCGCCGAGATGCGGCAGTGGGGCGAGCGCCTCGACGTCGAGGTCCGTACGGCGGACTGGGCGGACGCGGCCCTCGCGCTGCACGCCCCGCTGGTGATCGCCACCACCCCGGCCGGAGCCACGGACGCGCTGTCCCATGCGGTCCCGGAACGGCCCGCGACCCTCTTCGACGTGCTCTACCACCCCTGGCCGACCGATCTGGCGGCCCGCTGGTCGGCGTACGGCGGGGCGGTCGTGAGCGGGCTCGACCTGCTGGTGCACCAGGCGGTGCTTCAGGTGGAACAGATGACCGGGCTCGTCCCCGGCCCGCTGGGCGCCATGCGCAGGGCGGGCGAGAAGGCGCTGGCAGACCGCTGA